From a single Sebastes umbrosus isolate fSebUmb1 chromosome 17, fSebUmb1.pri, whole genome shotgun sequence genomic region:
- the si:ch211-247j9.1 gene encoding rho GTPase-activating protein 22 — MGLSCFKSWKHDSTGHKGNRDVLASPGSYFFLSNSAGQGDEWLKSLNKGVWIPFTGVFGQRLEETVLYERRYGVRLVPLVVEQCVNFIRERGLQEVGLFCQPGQASLMKELQEAFDAGERPSFDSGTDVHTVASLLKLYLRQLPEPLVPYRRYQDFLLCAQKLSSDRTLVLGELRNLLHELPVANFNLLSFICQFLNEVQSHSGSNKMSGQNLATVFGPNILRAKAEDPQSIMGGAALVKVLMLELIREHESLFAKVPTAASARPPGGLRASPSALRQPHLHPPPCLRQLSMPLIVERSRETAADEQNRSCAYSASAKSDLSSGQKRLLGHRYTSSHPENCFHPLPSSSQPLQHHSDRHNVDYHQRHAGQGPSSANIQASTTSLELQHPLPDSSKPRVMLMSWVKAWPGPVEAGAGFWSSSAAEEEGAAPGAASGGSSEGQEDSNLSAYDNLDRPSPRQRLEEVTGGHFETNDPGGHIGCCEEEVELEEAGQTRRSSSSWSSCEVLPLDESSNAVVSPDMSPKRPKRSPSGQVAEEENSDDDDQEDNNEDNDDDDDDVHHPNSPASGSVLSDSPLSTGSSEVFLPSAPPDLQGPEPQSQPRDAHSLLAKLRHQMAQQRAEYQARIQRLERCNDVLERQVAVLRVGLEQQRRSRSVAEIKIRNMERAKEDADQRNSTLQREMELFFQMYGDIKRRGGDEGGRGGGSL; from the exons ATGGGACTCAGCTGCTTCAAGTCCTGGAAACATGACAGTACAGGCCACAaag gtaacAGAGACGTGTTGGCCAGCCCAGGCTCGTACTTCTTCCTGTCTAACAGCGCCGGTCAGGGTGACGAGTGGCTCAAGAGCCTCAACAAGGGAGTCTGGATCCCTttcacag GGGTGTTTGGTCAGCGCCTGGAGGAGACAGTGCTGTATGAGCGCCGTTATGGGGTGCGTTTAGTTCCTCTGGTGGTGGAGCAGTGTGTGAACTTCATCCGGGAGCGTGGCCTGCAAGAAGTGGGCTTGTTTTGCCAGCCGGGACAGGCCAGTCTGATGAAAGAGCTGCAGGAGGCGTTTGATGCAGGGGAGAGGCCGTCCTTCGACAG TGGCACAGACGTCCACACGGTGGCGTCGCTGCTGAAGCTCTACCTCAGACAGCTGCCGGAGCCCCTGGTTCCTTACCGACGCTACCAGGACTTCCTGCTCTGTGCTCAGAAGCTGTCGAGTGACCGCACACTG GTTTTGGGGGAGTTGAGGAATCTTCTTCATGAGTTGCCAGTTGCAAACTTCAACCTGCTCAGCTTTATCTGCCA gtttCTAAATGAGGTCCAGAGTCACTCAGGCAGTAACAAGATGAGCGGCCAGAACTTGGCCACTGTGTTCGGGCCAAACATCCTCCGAGCCAAAGCTGAAGACCCGCAAAGCATCATGGGAG GTGCAGCACTGGTCAAGGTGCTGATGTTGGAGCTGATCAGAGAGCACGAGTCTCTGTTTGCCAAAGTCCCCACAGCTGCCTCCGCCCGTCCACCTGGAGGGTTGCGTGCATCACCAAGTGCTCTGAGGCAGCCTCATCTCCACCCGCCGCCCTGCCTCCGCCAGCTGTCTATGCCTCTCATCGTGGAGCGCTCCAGAGAGACCGCCGCAGACGAACAGAACCGCAG CTGCGCCTACTCTGCTTCCGCCAAATCAGACTTGTCCTCTGGCCAGAAGAGACTCCTCGGCCATCGCTACACCTCCTCCCACCCAGAGAACTGCTTCCACCCCCTGCCCTCCTCCAGTCAGCCTCTTCAGCACCACTCTGACAGACACAATGTAGATTATCACCAGCGCCACGCTGGCCAAGGACCATCCTCTGCAAACATCCAAGCCTCTACAACCAGCCTGGAGCTACAACATCCACTGCCAGACAGCTCCAAGCCCAGAGTGATGCTCATGAGCTGGGTAAAGGCCTGGCCTGGCCCAGTAGAGGCAGGCGCTGGTTTCTGGAGCTCCAGTGCTGCAGAGGAAGAGGGTGCAGCACCAGGAGCAGCCAGCGGGGGCAGCAGTGAGGGTCAGGAGGACAGCAACCTTTCTGCCTACGACAACCTGGACAGACCATCTCCACGTCAGAGGTTGGAGGAAGTTACCGGTGGACATTTTGAAACCAATGATCCGGGGGGTCATATTGGATGTtgtgaagaggaggtggagctAGAGGAGGCGGGGCAGACAAGGCGCTCCTCCTCTTCATGGTCTTCCTGCGAGGTTCTACCATTGGACGAGAGCAGTAATGCTGTGGTTAGCCCTGACATGTCGCCAAAGAGACCTAAAAGGTCGCCTTCAGGTCAGGTAGCAGAAGAGGAAAACAGTGATGATGACGATCAAGAAGACAACAATGaagacaatgatgatgatgatgatgacgtccACCACCCTAACTCCCCAGCCTCCGGTTCTGTACTCAGTGACAGCCCTCTCAGTACGGGCAGCTCGGAGGTGTTCCtcccctctgctcctccagACCTCCAGGGGCCTGAGCCTCAATCACAACCCAGAGATGCTCACTCACTCCTGGCCAAGCTGCGGCATCAGATGGCCCAGCAGAGGGCCGAGTACCAGGCCAGGATACAGAG GTTGGAGCGCTGCAATGATGTCCTGGAGCGGCAGGTTGCCGTACTGCGGGTCGGACTAGAGCAGCAGAGGCGCAGCCGCAGCGTCGCCGAGATCAAGATCCGTAACATGGAGCGAGCCAAAGAGGACGCCGACCAACGCAACAGCACgctgcagagagagatggagctgTTCTTCCAGATGTACGGAGATATCaaaagaagaggaggggatgaaggcggaagaggaggagggagtctCTGA
- the LOC119476037 gene encoding putative monooxygenase p33MONOX: protein MSGSGDLPALEGPGMGGMRLPIGMTRRALSYDDNMEAPMSTPPHDISINNLWRRPIIPERRFTHLAEDDESGAVSQSKVPYSAPSRSPVVVKTKASSMIMNSLITKQTQDSVYNFEQRAGLTDTSYTPHKGLTAEETRLHHRMPESLQKLQIQSMEVKEERNNSSAQSTPSNTPHSSPKQQQRNRGWFGSTSSEVSMSSSNSSVDLGAGDAAVERWSVFGPRPLVHKSTSDMGSDPTAPAGFALQAYRGAHKPTPMEVMKSQATRLADNTTAQQVAPPKMEIPTVEGRRQGARPHKLKPRDMNILTPSGF, encoded by the exons ATGTCTGGATCAGGTGATTTACCAG CCCTGGAGGGTCCTGGGATGGGCGGGATGAGGCTTCCCATCGGGATGACCCGACGAGCCCTCAGCTACGACGACAACATGGAGGCCCCCATGTCCACGCCCCCCCACGACATCAGCATCAACAACCTGTGGAGACGACCCATCATACCGGAGAGGAGGTTCACACACCTGGCTGAG GACGATGAGAGTGGTGCAGTGAGTCAGTCTAAAGTGCCATACAGCGCCCCCTCCAGGTCACCAGTTGTAGTGAAAACTAAGGCCTCCTCCATGATTATGAACTCTCTCATCACCA agcAGACTCAGGATAGCGTGTACAACTTCGAGCAGAGAGCCGGGCTCACCGACACCAGCTACACTCCCCACAAAGGTCTCACCGCCGAGGAGACCAGACTCCACCACCGCATGCCCGAATCACTCCAG aAACTACAGATCCAGAGCATGGAGGTCAAAGAAGAGCGGAACAACTCCTCCGCCCAGTCCACTCCATCCAACACTCCTCACAGCTCCCCAAAGCAACAACAACGcaacag ggGTTGGTTCGGCAGTACAAGTTCAGAGGTCAGCATGAGCTCTTCCAACAGCAGCGTGGACCTCGGAGCAGGAGACGCAGCTGTTGAACGGTGGAGCGTGTTCGGGCCGCGGCCGCTCGTCCACAAGTCGACATCTGACATGGGATCAGACCCTACAGCTCCAG CTGGCTTTGCTCTGCAGGCATACCGCGGTGCCCACAAGCCGACCCCCATGGAGGTAATGAAGTCTCAGGCCACGCGGCTGGCTGACAACACCACCGCTCAGCAGGTGGCCCCTCCCAAGATGGAGATTCCCACGGTGGAGGGTCGACGGCAGGGAGCGCGACCACACAAGCTCAAACCAAGAGACATGAACATCCTGACGCCCTCCGGCTTCTGA